Proteins co-encoded in one Aspergillus luchuensis IFO 4308 DNA, chromosome 6, nearly complete sequence genomic window:
- a CDS encoding uncharacterized protein (antiSMASH:Cluster_6.6): MNTPGSGSQLAMRFPILPQEGGGVFQEPSLCPHQNDCPDLSPSLVLSGENNLPQSQALHRSISRRRYSVLLFTPDRARSRSPGPAPSTDSYYLHLFQIVA, translated from the coding sequence ATGAACACACCAGGATCCGGATCCCAGCTGGCCATGCGatttcccatcctccctcaggagggagggggcgtTTTCCAAGAACCCTCTCTCTGCCCACACCAGAATGACTGCCCGGatctttccccttccctggTGCTTTCGGGTGAAAATAATCTACCTCAGTCACAGGCCCTGCATCGATCGATTTCTCGGCGCCGGTACTccgtattattatttactccAGATCGTGCCCGGTCTCGCAGCCCTGGCCCAGCGCCATCAACCGACTCTTATTATCTCCATCTGTTCCAGATCGTTGCGTGA
- a CDS encoding putative GABA permease (COG:E;~EggNog:ENOG410Q241;~InterPro:IPR002293;~PFAM:PF00324,PF13520;~SMCOG1038:phenylalanine-specific permease;~TransMembrane:12 (i43-66o78-96i124-148o168-186i198-216o236-256i277-303o323-348i384-405o411-429i463-486o498-517i);~antiSMASH:Cluster_6.6;~go_component: GO:0016020 - membrane [Evidence IEA];~go_function: GO:0022857 - transmembrane transporter activity [Evidence IEA];~go_process: GO:0055085 - transmembrane transport [Evidence IEA]), with translation MASYELKNRASSANREVTGSDSGARDDLALARLGKKAVLKRNFGILSIIGLSCTILGTWEGILSTFTIPLENGGSAGAVYSFIFAWTGTACCFVLLSEMASMAPTSGGQYHWCAMLAPYKHMKFLSYITGWLTVIGWQAAFASSSYMAGTEILGAIILGRNSFSSQPYQGTLLMWAVVVVALIVNIIGGKFLPRLETFILMIHILGYFGVLIPMTYMSDHKSTESVFKDFTNGGNLYTDGISFFVGMTGCVFAFAGGDAAVHMAEEVNHATVVIPRAILLSVAINGTLGFTMLIATLFCMGSVDAALESPTGYPFMEIFQQATGSVAGALGLSSILVIVGICAALAMLTATSRQFWSFARDRGVPGWRVWSHVSNRTFLPTYSILLTMTICCLLGLINIGSAVALNDVVSMAVSGLYSSYLIVAVLLLWRRCSGAISNYNASDDTVVNVPGAKLMWGPFRVPGVWGILINTYAVIYIVIVIFFSYWPTELPVTVTNMNYSVVGTMGVVILAIIYYVLRARHVYTGPVIEIS, from the exons ATGGCGTCCTACGAATTGAAGAACCGAGCCAGCTCGGCCAACCGAGAGGTAACCGGGTCCGACTCGGGAGCGCGTGATGATTTGGCTCTTGCACGATTGGGCAAGAAGGCTGTCCTGAAG CGGAACTTCGGTATTCTCTCAATTATCGGTCTCAGTTGTACCATTCTCGGCACCTGGGAGGGTATTTTATC GACGTTTACTATTCCTCTCGAAAA TGGTGGATCTGCCGGTGCAGTATACTCCTTTATTTTTGCATGGACGGGAACAGCCTGCTGTTTCGTGCTGCTGTCCGAAATGGCGTCCAT GGCGCCGACTTCCGGAGGCCAATATCACTGGTGTGCCATGCTTGCGCCTTACAAGCATATGAAATTCCTCAGTTACATCACAG GATGGTTGACCGTGATCGGATGGCAGGCCGCctttgcatcatcatcctacATGGCTGGAACTGAGATTCTGGGTGCCATTATCTTGGGTCGGAACAGCTTCAGCTCGCAGCCCTACCAGGGTACCCTTCTGATGTGGGCGGTTGTGGTCGTAGCTCTTATTGTGAACATTATTGGAGGAAAGTTCCTGCCTCGCCTGGAAACCTTCATTCTCATGATTCACATTCTGGGATACTTTGGTGTGCTCATCCCCATGACATATATGTCCGACCACAAATCGACAGAGTCGGTCTTCAAGGACTTTACCAATGGTGGAAATCTCTACACCGATGGTATATCCTTTTTCGTCGGTATGACCGGTTGTGTGTTTGCCTTTGcaggtggtgatgctgccgTGCAT ATGGCCGAAGAAGTAAACCATGCCACGGTCGTCATTCCCCgtgccatcctcctcagtgTTGCCATCAATGGCACCTTGGGATTCACCATGCTGATCGCCACTCTCTTCTGCATGGGCAGTGTTGATGCGGCCCTTGAGTCTCCTACGGGCTACCCCTTCATGGAAATCTTCCAGCAAGCAACCGGCTCGGTCGCAGGTGCATTGGGCTTGTCCTCCATCCTCGTTATTGTCGGTATCTGCGCCGCCCTGGCCATGTTGACTGCCACCTCTCGCCAGTTCTGGTCGTTCGCTCGCGACCGTGGTGTCCCCGGCTGGCGAGTCTGGAGCCAC GTCTCCAACCGTACTTTCCTCCCCACTTactccatcctcctcaccatgACCATCTGCTGTCTGCTTGGTCTGATCAACATCGGCTCCGCCGTCGCCCTCAACGACGTCGTCTCCATGGCTGTCTCGGGTTTGTACTCCTCGTATCTGATCGTGgcggttcttcttctctggcgCCGCTGCAGCGGCGCCATCAGCAACTACAATGCCAGTGACGACACTGTTGTCAATGTCCCTGGCGCTAAGCTCATGTGGGGTCCGTTCCGTGTCCCGGGCGTCTGGGGTATCTTGATCAACACTTATGCGGTGATTTACATCGTGattgtcatcttcttcagttACTGGCCTACTGAATTGCCAGTGACAGTGACGAATATGAATTACAGTGTGGTGGGTACTATGGGTGTCGTCATTCTGGCTATTATCTATTATGTTTTGAGGGCTCGTCATGTCTACACGGGTCCTGTTATTGAGATCTCGTAA
- a CDS encoding DUF3632 domain-containing protein (InterPro:IPR022085;~PFAM:PF12311;~antiSMASH:Cluster_6.6) has protein sequence MAVLTLEGGENEYNRAIKGNYSRLEAFRIIQECLAPEYTVTIEQTAQALHELLPPPDDPTYPGGADLFGDLILELSQQVEYDNVAQDRYVQVIQRLQDSDRVKKYIPQPEGVVYQGYGRYEIMPQLMRNLGQYSAQRMDRNGNRNYFVNVRAFIARLCRVGALQGQAWLVNEMKDAFEETLPEQFHVVSIMGAAVIIEFAGGWLYEEVVRAPKLDEINDNPLWATGYYYNGPRYGIARWNHWQRLFRWAEQTMPLDRESKRLIFYAEWYMHGMSRSLQPY, from the exons ATGGCTGTCTTGACCTTGGAAGGTGGAGAAAATGAGTATAACAGGGCGATAAAAGGCAACTATTCGCGGTTGGAAGCTTTTCGAATCATACAGGAGTGCCTAGCGCCAGAATATACTGTTACCATCGAGCAAACTGCCCAAGCACTTCATGAACTGCTCCCACCACCAGATGACCCTACTTACCCCGGCGGAGCTGACTTGTTCGGAGACCTTATACTTGAGTTATCTCAGCAGGTGGAATACGATAATGTTGCTCAAGACCGTTATGTGCAGGTGATTCAAAGACTGCAAGACTCGGACCGCGTGAAAAAATACATTCCACAACCTGAAGGTGTCGTT TACCAGGGATACGGTCGCTATGAAATTATGCCACAATTGATGAGAAATTTAGGGCAATATTCGGCGCAAC GAATGGACAGGAATGGAAACCGAAATTACTTTGTTAACGTTCGGGCCTTTATAGCGCGCCTTTGCAGAGTGGGAGCTTTGCAAGGTCAGGCTTGGTTAGTCAACGAAATGAAGGATGCCTTCGAAGAAACACTGCCAGAACAGTTCCACGTCGTATCCATCATGGGTGCTGCAGTTATTATCGAGTTTGCTGGGGGTTGGCTGTATGAGGAGGTCGTTCGAGCACCTAAGCTTGACGAAATAAACGACAACCCATTGTGGGCAACTGGTTATTACTACAATGGTCCTCGGTATGGCATCGCGAGGTGGAATCACTGGCAAAGGCTATTTCGGTGGGCGGAACAGACAATGCCACTCGATCGGGAGAGTAAACGGCTTATATTCTATGCCGAGTGGTATATGCATGGAATGTCGAGGTCCCTTCAGCCTTACTAG
- a CDS encoding uncharacterized protein (SECRETED:SignalP(1-29);~TransMembrane:1 (n14-25c29/30o203-226i);~antiSMASH:Cluster_6.6) — MMKLQRDSSRNAYLVCLLLALQCTCFVRAESFTYPTATEYHFIVGDLVNVSWDVVTSRVSLYEVCNTKIPLLLNVTNPYSYVWNATRDKYRESGCAFELDSLDMFGILNPPVLTSVKIGVSKRQKDDPPPEFYNLYDPTSSTSSSTSSTTSMKTTSSATSATSTSTSSSHATSTAAAETTAASASSIPATTDNGSGLTVAQKVGIGLGVPLGVLVISTAGALGFLYRRRSQMGSGLDETPNSDQPASSGMVEAVKPPWDPRISRTETVIAELPSPSSDMEGISEEANHRPISEVMGTPRSELST; from the exons ATGATGAAACTTCAACGAGATTCCAGCAGAAACGCATACCTCGTATGCCTTCTGCTCGCTCTTCAATGCACATGCTTTGTACGAGCAGAGAGCTTTACCTATCCAACAGCAACGGAATATCATTTCATTGTGGGAGACCTTGTCAATGTATCCTGGGACGTGGTGACATCGCGTGTTTCTCTTTATGAAGTGTGCAACACCAAGATTCCCTTGCTAT TAAACGTCACAAACCCCTACAGCTATGTCTGGAACGCAACCCGCGATAAATATAGAGAGTCTGGCTGCGCGTTCGAGCTCGATTCCCTGGACATGTTCGGTATTCTTAACCCACCAGTACTCACAAGTGTCAAGATTGGCGTGAGCAAGCGTCAGAAAGATGATCCTCCACCTGAGTTTTATAACTTGTACGACCCGACCAGCAGCACATCCAGCAGTACTTCTAGCACTACTTCAATGAAAACCACCTCTAGTGCTACTTcagcaacatccacctctacatcttcttcacatGCTACAAGCACCGCGGCGGCcgaaacaacagcagcatcagcatcctcTATTCCAGCTACCACCGATAACGGCAGTGGTCTTACTGTTGCACAGAAAGTTGGGATCGGTCTCGGGGTCCCGTTAGGAGTGCTGGTAATATCCACTGCTGGGGCTTTAGGCTTTCTGTATCGACGCCGATCGCAAATGGGGAGTGGATTGGACGAGACACCGAATTCGGATCAACCCGCATCCTCTGGAATGGTTGAAGCGGTCAAACCTCCATGGGATCCTCGCATTTCCAGGACGGAAACTGTGATCGCAGAACTGCCTTCGCCGTCTTCTGACATGGAAGGTATATCAGAGGAGGCGAATCATCGACCGATAAGTGAAGTAATGGGGACTCCTCGGAGTGAGCTTAGTACTTGA
- a CDS encoding amidohydrolase family protein (COG:S;~EggNog:ENOG410PP0G;~InterPro:IPR006680,IPR032466,IPR032465;~PFAM:PF04909;~antiSMASH:Cluster_6.6;~go_function: GO:0016787 - hydrolase activity [Evidence IEA];~go_function: GO:0016831 - carboxy-lyase activity [Evidence IEA]): protein MQGIGYSCATNNSPSCTKVTKSPGFATENRWLLAVIIMHPFSYLPTGIASFLGMSTGGIGPGYPTTMDNGSAVMAQQLPQKSDIHHHLVPDFFRQAVEDAGGDPTGLPVPAWTVEDSLQDMQDNGVRKAILSLTTPGAVITGNNDTARSLARRVNEYAANLRDQNPERFGFFAALPSLLDVPGTLAEIEYSLDTLKADGVTVFTRYGDGNNYLGHSQFTPIWKELDDRKTVVHIHPTMPDDTNWIDPIMPPPMLDFPQETTRTAVDMIVNNVTQQFPNCPKILSHAGGTLPYLISRLAVTSRDTMAQKGPYGKTYFEFMEALRGFYYDLALSSAPAVLNLLLDLIPHDRIMYGSDYPNAPPIKVAGYRENLDAFHMNEELRDMVYFGNAQKLLSGA from the exons ATGCAAGGGATCGGGTACAGCTGCGCAACAAACAACAGCCCAAGCTGCACCAAAGTCACGAAGTCACCTGGGTTTGCAACTGAGAATCGATGGCTCTTAGCCGTGATTATAATGCATCCATTTTCCTACCTACCCACCGGCATTGCAAGCTTCCTGGGTATGTCTACGGGTGGCATAGGTCCGGGATATCCGACCACCATGGACAATGGCAGTGCAGTTATGGCCCAGCAACTACCGCAGAAGAGTgatatccaccatcacctcgtCCCCGATTTCTTTCGTCAGG CCGTTGAAGATGCAGGCGGCGACCCAACAGGCTTGCCAGTCCCCGCATGGACCGTCGAGGACTCTCTCCAGGACATGCAGGATAATGGTGTCCGTAAAGCCATCCTTTCGTTAACCACCCCAGGTGCAGTCATTACTGGCAACAACGACACAGCTCGGTCGCTAGCCCGAAGGGTCAATGAATATGCCGCCAACCTGCGCGACCAGAACCCCGAACGGTTCGGATTCTTCGCCGCGCTGCCTTCTCTCCTGGATGTACCTGGTACATTGGCTGAAATCGAGTACTCCCTCGACACACTCAAAGCCGACGGGGTCACCGTGTTCACCCGATACGGCGATGGAAACAACTACCTAGGTCATTCTCAGTTCACCCCCATATGGAAGGAACTGGATGATCGCAAAACCGTGGTTCATATCCATCCTACCATGCCTGATGACACCAATTGGATTGATCCGATTATGCCGCCTCCGATGCTTGACTTCCCTCAGGAGACTACACGGACTGCTGTGGATATGATAGTTAACAACGTCACGCAGCAGTTCCCGAACTGTCCCAAGATTCTCTCGCACGCGGGTGGGACATTGCCGTATCTGATCTCGCGGCTGGCTGTAACTTCCCGAGACACGATGGCCCAAAAGGGTCCCTATGGAAAGACTTACTTTGAATTTATGGAGGCATTGCGTGGGTTTTATTATGACCTTGCTCTTTCGAGTGCTCCGGCTGTCCTGAATCTTCTGCTGGATCTGATACCGCATGACCGTATTATGTATG GGTCCGATTACCCGAATGCTCCTCCGATCAAAGTAGCTGGATACCGAGAGAACCTAGATGCGTTTCATATGAACGAGGAGCTACGGGATATGGTCTATTTCGGGAACGCGCAGAAACTTCTGTCTGGAGCTTGA
- a CDS encoding GMC family oxidoreductase (CAZy:AA3;~COG:E;~EggNog:ENOG410PVHT;~InterPro:IPR012132,IPR036188,IPR000172,IPR007867;~PFAM:PF05199,PF00732;~antiSMASH:Cluster_6.6;~go_function: GO:0016614 - oxidoreductase activity, acting on CH-OH group of donors [Evidence IEA];~go_function: GO:0050660 - flavin adenine dinucleotide binding [Evidence IEA];~go_process: GO:0055114 - oxidation-reduction process [Evidence IEA]), giving the protein MDPTPVTDFIHDTFDFIIVGGGTAGLVLAARLSEDSNVRVGVIEAGVSRLGDPKVDTPTGMAMTLKDPEYDWCFQSSPQSGVNNRTYATHRGKMLGGSSGLSFMMSGRPTEEEINDWGKTTGVKGWEWSDLLPYFKKHEKLEVDQPNITSRDTDTCPLDPGLHGTEGPIHHSFGIWHAPFEKDLIPALDAMSGLSRPENPYAGNHLGFYRTLFTIDRTDRPVRSYAASGYLAPNTNRSNLRVLTNALVCKITLGTNEHSERQATGVEFLHYGTSYTVQPRKEVILSAGAVQSPQLLELSGIGDPNVLGRIGIPCIVPNMDVGNNLQEQALCSVVYELAPGYTSVDSLLRDHAIFEEYQKLYEEKHTGALSGSLSITGYTPYATQVEQQDLEKTVACFLDPKNASTKQDTVLQNKQRKIIAARIQDPTCPCIQYMCAPENFDTALAVDNLGAVMSGPPSGFNDCYSITMSQMHPVSRGRVHVVSDDPMQAPDISPGLLAHPADVDVLAAGVGFADRVFRSELVRGKVARRVRPDPGVDVGVREQVKEFVRESAVPFQHLLGTCALGMVVDERLRVKRVKGLRVVDASIVPMMVSPSLAAVVYAVAERAADLMKEDYGLK; this is encoded by the exons ATGGACCCAACCCCAGTAACAGACTTCATCCACGACACCTTCGACTTCATAATCGTCGGCGGAGGCACCGCAGGCCTTGTCCTCGCTGCCCGTCTATCTGAAGATTCCAATGTTCGCGTTGGAGTCATCGAAGCCGGGGTCTCGCGACTCGGTGATCCAAAGGTGGACACACCTACCGGAATGGCCATGACCCTGAAAGATCCAGAATATGACTGGTGTTTCCAGAGTTCTCCACAG AGCGGCGTGAACAACAGAACCTACGCCACCCACCGCGGCAAAATGCTAGGCGGCTCCAGCGGCTTAAGCTTCATGATGTCAGGCCGACcaacggaagaagagatcaACGACTGGGGCAAGACCACAGGAGTGAAGGGGTGGGAGTGGTCTGATCTACTTCCGTATTTCAAGAAGCATgagaagttggaggtggATCAGCCGAATATCACGTCTCGGGACACGGATACCTGTCCGCTGGATCCTGGTCTACATGGGACTGAGGGACCGattcatcattcatttgGGATCTGGCACGCCCCATTTGAGAAGGATCTCATACCTGCTCTTGATGCCATGTCTGGGTTGTCGCGACCAGAGAATCCGTATGCTGGGAATCACCTGGGGTTCTACCGCACTCTGTTCACCATCGATCGCACTGACAGACCAGTGCGCAGCTACGCCGCGAGCGGATACCTTGCCCCGAATACCAATCGTTCAAATCTACGCGTGTTAACAAACGCGCTCGTATGCAAAATCACTCTCGGAACGAACGAGCACAGCGAGCGCCAAGCAACAGGCGTGGAATTCCTCCATTATGGGACGTCGTACACCGTCCAACCACGCAAGGAAGTCATCCTCAGCGCAGGCGCCGTGCAGAGCCCACAGCTCCTTGAGCTATCCGGCATAGGCGACCCGAACGTCCTCGGCCGAATCGGCATCCCGTGCATCGTTCCGAACATGGACGTGGGGAACAATCTCCAAGAGCAGGCTCTGTGCTCTGTGGTGTATGAACTCGCACCGGGGTATACGTCCGTCGACTCGCTACTCCGGGACCATGCTATCTTCGAAGAATACCAGAAGCTCTACGAGGAGAAACACACCGGTGCATTGTCCGGATCGCTCAGTATAACAGGCTACACGCCCTACGCGACACAAGTTGAGCAACAGGACCTCGAAAAGACAGTTGCCTGTTTCCTGGACCCCAAAAATGCATCAACTAAACAGGATACCGTTCTTCAGAACAAACAGCGGAAAATCATCGCAGCACGTATTCAAGACCCTACCTGTCCCTGTATCCAGTACATGTGCGCACCTGAGAATTTCGATACCGCTCTCGCGGTCGATAATCTCGGGGCAGTCATGTCCGGTCCGCCGTCCGGGTTTAACGATTGCTATTCTATCACGATGAGCCAGATGCATCCTGTTTCTCGCGGACGGGTGCACGTGGTGTCGGATGATCCAATGCAGGCGCCGGATATTAGTCCCGGGCTGTTGGCTCATCCGGctgatgtggatgtgcttgctgctggggtggGATTTGCGGATAGGGTGTTTCGGTCGGAGTTGGTTAGGGGTAAGGTtgcgaggagggtgaggccGGATCCTGGGGTGGATGTTGGTGTTAGGGAGCAGGTGAAGGAGTTTGTCAGGGAGAGTGCGGTTCCGTTTCAGCATTTGCTTGGGACTTGTgcgttggggatggtggtggatgagaggttgagggtgaagagggttAAGGGGTTGAGGGTCGTTGATGCGAGTATTGTGCCTATGATGGTGAGTCCGTcgttggcggcggtggtgtatGCTGTTGCTGAGAGGGCAGCGGatttgatgaaggaggatTATGGGTTGAAGTAG
- a CDS encoding putative secondary metabolism biosynthetic enzyme (COG:Q;~EggNog:ENOG410PJKV;~InterPro:IPR036291,IPR002347;~PFAM:PF08659,PF00106,PF13561;~SMCOG1001:short-chain dehydrogenase/reductase SDR;~antiSMASH:Cluster_6.6;~go_process: GO:0055114 - oxidation-reduction process [Evidence IEA]) produces MPIFDATATSEQVIDAFKSNIKGKTFVITGAGKPSIGSQIATSLAKAAPAHILIASRTLSKVHPVLDEIHAIDSTIKTTAVQVDLTDHESVRRAADEILVAAPRIDVLINSAGVMAVKEYTLDKQGIELQLSANHVGHFLLTNLLVPALEAAGSARVVNLTSSGHLISPFRFEDWNYSDGKEYDPWTGYGQSKTANILFTYGLTHRLRHKGIAAIAVHPGYNGDTKLGSHLTWDDYAGISAVAKRNTGKEFVFEEPRFKTYTQIAATPLIAALDPGLQALAPVFMQNSVVSEAAGHARDPGSVDALWRLSEDLVGEEFRY; encoded by the coding sequence ATGCCCATCTTCGACGCAACAGCCACCAGCGAACAGGTCATCGATGCCTTCAAGTCCAACATCAAGGGCAAGACCTTCGTCATAACCGGTGCCGGCAAGCCCAGCATCGGCAGCCAGATAGCCACATCTCTAGCCAAAGCCGCGCCAGCACATATCCTCATAGCCTCACGCACCCTCAGCAAAGTCCATCCCGTGCTCGATGAAATCCACGCCATCGACAGCACCATCAAAACCACAGCAGTACAGGTGGACCTAACAGACCATGAATCCGTCCGTCGCGCCGCAGACGAGATCCTCGTCGCGGCACCCAGGATTGATGTCCTGATCAACAGCGCCGGTGTGATGGCAGTCAAGGAATACACCCTGGACAAGCAGGGAATAGAGCTACAGCTCTCGGCCAACCACGTCGGCCATTTCTTACTTACCAACTTGCTCGTGCCAGCCCTCGAGGCTGCTGGCTCCGCCCGCGTAGTCAATCTAACCAGCTCCGGGCACCTTATCTCACCGTTCCGCTTCGAAGACTGGAACTATTCCGACGGGAAAGAATACGACCCCTGGACCGGGTACGGGCAATCAAAGACAGCCAATATTCTATTCACATATGGCTTGACCCACCGGCTACGACATAAGGGAATTGCCGCCATCGCCGTCCATCCAGGCTATAACGGAGACACGAAACTCGGCAGTCACCTCACTTGGGACGATTATGCTGGCATCTCTGCAGTAGCCAAGCGAAATACCGGCAAAGAGTTTGTTTTCGAGGAGCCGCGGTTCAAGACATATACTCAAATCGCGGCGACGCCATTGATTGCGGCGCTGGATCCGGGGTTGCAGGCTCTGGCGCCGGTGTTTATGCAGAATAGTGTGGTTAGTGAAGCTGCCGGGCATGCGAGGGATCCGGGGAGTGTGGATGCTTTGTGGAGGTTGAGTGAGGAccttgttggggaggagtttCGgtattaa